In Babesia bovis T2Bo chromosome 3, whole genome shotgun sequence, the genomic window TATCCTTCTTTTCTTTTGTTCCTCACGTGCGATTCGTTCCGCCATTGCGGCTGCCGCCTCGTCAGCGCCATCGTCAGAATCTGTAATATATCTTGTTAGTTACTAAAACAAAACGTTCTCCATGATGTAAATGCAACAATTAAGAATACGCCACAAAATCGCGTACGACATAGTTTATAGACATAAACCGTGAGGTATAGTTGAGGCCCAGACAACTGTCTACCAGTTAAAGCGCAACACATACAAATGGTACAcacatatcgcaaatataAACATCGATAACATACCACTATCATCACGTTGACGCTTCAACTTGCGCTTACGCTTTACAACCGTGGTTGAAGCTGCATCATTTGCCATGGCATCATTGCTTTGCGCCGATGTACCTCGTGTGTCCGTATCGATTCCTTGTACTTTTGCTTCTCCCTCGGCTAGCGAATACTGTCCGATATCATCTATGCTGCCATCCTCAATAACATTGTTGCGATTGCGCAGACCATTGAGAAAGAAGCTTGAGGTGGTTACCATGATGCGTTGGTATAAAGCAGTGCTGTCTTCTTATGGCATAGTGTAGCAACTGTTGCTGGAGAGGTGTAGCTCATACCGGGACACTTCACAACCATATGTGAGGTAGTCTCTGGCTCTCCCATCGTATGTGCGTGGAGTGTTCACGACCCACGCCTCCTCGGGAGTACACCTTGTAGACGTCCCCATACGTTTGTTATTTTACATTTATTTTACAATAAATATAGCCACGATGAAGCCTCAGCAAACCGTGTTGGTATTCAAGCCAACGCTGAAGAAGGAGAGTGACCGCAAGGCTCAACTCGCCACTATTCAGGCGTCTCGTGCTTTAAGTGAGGTCATTCGTACTACTTTAGGTCCTAGGGCCATGTTGAAGATGATGTTGGACCCAATGGGTGGTATTGTGATAACAAATGACGGTAACGCCATTTTGCGTGAGGTACGTCCGCTATCTGAAATTTGCTTCGTACCGCAACCTTCTACGTTAAAAACatgtaaatgtgtacattGTTCCACAGTAGTGTGTGCATCTCTGTCCATATTTTGTTAGTATTAGTCCAGTTGCTTTCGTTTCTAATGCTGTTTACAGATTGATGTGGCAAACCCTGCTGCCAAAAGTCTTATTGAGCTTAGCAGGTCACAGGATGAAGAGGTTGGGGACGGCACCACCAGTTGTGTTATTCTTAGTGGCCAGATGCTTGCTAATGCGGAGCCCCTGCTGAAGCGTGAGATCCACCCATCTAAGATAGTTGAGGGTTACATAGAGGCTTTGGACGATGCTTTAGCTgttatggaatccatcGCTACCAAAATAGACCTAAATGATGACGATGCTGTGAAGGATGTAATTCAATCGTGTCTTGAGACAAAGTTTTCAAGTAAATGGGGAAATTTGATTGCTTCACTTGCTTTGAGTGCGGTTCAGAAGGTGAAGGTCGACCGTCCAGATGGACGTACAGCAATAGACATAAAGCGTTATGCGAAGGTTGAGAAGCTTCCCGGTGGTATGCCTGAGGACTCTATTGTCTTGGATGGTATATTGATTAACAAGGACGTGACTCATCCCAGTATGTCACGTCGCATTGAGAACCCCCGGGTGTTGATATTAGACTGCACCCTGGAGTACAAGAAGGGCGAGTCTCAGACgattgttgatatatctgATGAGGCCGGTTGGGCTAAACTCTTAGAACAGGAGGAGACTGAGATTTTCAACATGTGTCAGAACATTATCCAAACTGGTTGCAATGTATGCGTTACTGAGAAGGGCGTGTCAGATTTAGCCCAGCACTTTTTATCCAAGGCTGGCATTAGTTGCATCCGTCGCATTCGTAAGACTGACGCCAACCGTTTAGCGCGTGTAACTGGCGCTACTATCGTAAACCGCACAGAGGAGCTTTTGCCAAGTGATGTGGGTACTGGTTGCGGTCTCTTTGAGGTCAAAAAGATCGGTGATGAGTATTTTTCGTACTTTATCAATTGCAAAGACCCTAAGGCATGTTCCATTGTTTTGCGTGGTTCTTCCAAGGATGTGCTTAATGAGATTGAGCGCAACTTACAGGACGCATTGAACGTTTGTCGCAACATCATGTTAGAAGGGAAGCTACTACCTGGCGGTGGCGCCACGGAGATTGAGGTATCATGTCGCCTTGCTGAAAAACTTGACAGTAAATCTGGCTTAAAGCGTTGGTCATATCGTGCCGCTGCCAAGGCTTTCGAGGTAATTCCCAAGACACTCGCTCAAAATTGCGGTGCTAATCCAGTTCGTGTTATTACTGAGCTTACGTCGCTCCATGTTTCTGGTAATGTAAATGCCGGTTTGGATGGTGAGACTGGTGAGGTGTGCGACACTATGAAGCGTAAGATTTTCGATACATTTGCTGTAAAGGCACAAATATTCAAGAGCGCCATTGAGGCTGCTTGTATGCTTCTACGCATAGACATGATTGTGTCAGGTATTGGCAAGCGTGATGAGCCCAGTACCAGCCAGAAGTTGGCTGTTAATGAGGAGGCTTTGGATGCCCAGGCATGAACTAACGCATTATATCATAGTTAGGTTTTTTCTTCTAGTAGCGATTCAGCTTCTTTCATCTGTTGTTTGTAATCCCCAGTATCCATTGAGTTTGGGAATACCGGTCTAGTATCACTGTAGTCACGGAAAGGCTCTGGTCTTCCATCCCCTATCTTGAGGAACTCGGGATCCTCATCTGGATTCATCAGCAATTTCTCCACTATAGTGAAGCAATGTAGATTTAATCTGCTCTCAGCTCCGAATGGCAATTTTATACCGAGTTTATCACATGCTTCTTTGACACCCTCCACAGTAGTACCATACTCCTCAGCCATTTCATGTACGTTCATAATGCTATAGAAGGCCTCTAATTCCATGTTATCCGCTATGTTCATAAACTCAATAAGGTCCCAAATAGCACTGTATGAGACTATAGCCCTTATAGGTACATCTAGGGGGATAGGTGCCCTTGCTCCCAGTCGACAGCATGCATCTCCTAGAAAGTGTAGACTTATTTCAAATCGTTGTGATATTTCAGGCAGTGTCAAATCATGTGTTCCACCACGGAATGACAAATATTCCTTCTTCAACTCTTCCAGTTCCTCTTTATGGTGTGGTAAATACCTAGGGTATGGCCGTTCAACATCCGGCTGCAGGTTGAATGTCCTGGGTATGATATCTGGCAGTCTGTTAATGGGATCGTTCATAGCTTTTATGAACTCCACATCATGTACTATCGGTGCATTACGCAGTTCTTCAGCTTCCTTGGGGCTTACTTGCAAATCTGGATCCAAGCGATCCAGCATAAGATATCCCACCTAGGCATTAGATTATTACATCGAATAACTTACTGGGTCTTGCTTAAATTCCATTACTTCTTGCCGCACCTTCAGGCGATTGATAGCTGTCATTACGTCCTCGGGATTACGTGTATCTTCAAGGAATTTAATCTGTGGTAATCATTAGTGGCTATACTTGTTGTAAAGGAAACTAGATTAGCCAAATTGCTCTGTTAACTAACGTACCTTTTCCTTGATATCAGCGATACGTGCTCTGGCGTCTTCTGGTAGGTTTTCATTGGTTTCCTCTAGTGGCTGCCGCACAATGTTATGGTACCGCCATGTTTCATTATCATCAATAGCGCACTTCAATCTAACTCTAGCAGCGCGTTCACCACCAGATGTGCGATAACCACGAGCTCGTAATTCTTCCATTACTTCTACGTAGTGCAGCTTATCCACATCGGGCGCAGCGAGTGTTGCAAAGCCCATTTCATTACGTGGCAGTTTGCGATAGTAGGTTTGATTCATAGCCTCACGGTGAGCACGTGCTTCGTGTGATCTTTTACGTCGTTCTCTTATATGCCTTAAACGTAGGGCGCGCTTTTCACGGACAAAGTCTGGATTATCTTCATGGTCTTGTCCATCAGGTATGACTATCTCAGGTTCTCCACGGCTCTTCCGCTCGTCGTTTATAGCATCTAGCCAGATATCATCTTCGTTTACAGGTGGGTAGTCATCTACACTATAGTCCTTAATGCGTATACTTTCCTGTAGTGCCTTGATTCCCTTGATATTGGGCATCTGGATAATACCACTTATAAGTTCAGAGGTGCTATTGGCGTTTGCTGGTAGCTTTATCGGCTTATAGTCGTCATATGGTAACTTGTGCTCTGGGACTGTATCTGTAGTTGGAACATTAGTAGTATTCTTTCCTTTGGTTACACGGTCATTTATAAACGTTGGATTTATTGAATCTACCGTATCATCAGCAATGGTTATGTCAGCGGTGTTACGGTTAACCACGTCATCATTAGGTTTACCTGGTGGGTACATTGCCTGTGTCTCAACGTGGGTACGTGGCAACTCCATCGCCTCGCTACGTTTAATCATGCGATTTAGATCGTTGTAAAGCTTCTTCTCACGTTCAGCTGCTAAAAGCTCACGATCAATGTCATCCATATCGTCTTCGCTATCAGATTGCTCGACACTGTCTAGTAGCCTGTTGTATTCTTCTTCTAAGGAATCCTTATGGCAAAACGGCATCTGTAGCATCTTCTTATGCTCATCGGAAAGCTCATACACGTTTTCCGACGATGAAGTTGTGCTTTGCAATGTAAAGACACGTGTAATGTGGAAGGACGGCATGCCTGCGTTACTAGTCTGTGCCGCCAGGTAACACATTGACGGTACCTGCGATAAGGCACGCATGGTTAGTTAGAAAAACATTGAAAGCTACTGTAAAAAGCTACCTAAAAGAATCCTGCTATCATAGTGGTTACAATGGGCCAAATGATGGCATTAGTAAGTGAACGTGCCGGGAATTAAAGCCGACAGCGTGAGAAGATATCGTTAGAATCCCATGAACCATATGTACGTGCATTTGTTTAGATacttgatatattatagtGGACACAGGTTGCTAAAGTGGCCCTTTAGGGCAACACATATGTGAAGTAGCCCGCGTAACATCAATCAGCCTGAAAGACACATAAACGAATAGATATCACCTCAACCTAACACACAAGTAGGGAATTAAATAAACacatcaaatagaccaTTTCAACGCATTCGTTTACATAAAGTGGGCGACAATAGCCTAGTTGTGCTACACTCCATGTGCAACCACAACGAGTCGCGACACTGATAAAAAACACTCCAAATACCGACATAAAATAGAAAGTCGGTAATTGGTGACAAAAGTGTcactaatatatataatacgTTGATATTGTCCAAATGTATGCCTGAACCGGTGACCAGTAACATATCAACATGAAACTGTCTAAAGCGCTCTGTAAAAACATACCGTTGCCGCGCTTTACAGCCAGCAGGCTTACTCGCAGGGTATGTCTACTTTATTTCATAATAAACACGTATATATAGGCCAATATGGCAGAGCAAGAGAGGGCAACGTTCTACTATTCTAACCTATTCTGTGTAGCAATCACAGCACTACCTATCGCGTATTTACTAAAGGTTAGTTATGGCATTTATACGTTTTATAGTAGCTCAGGCTAACTACTGGAGTTGCCCTGAACAGGAGAACCTTCATTACGTGCTCAAGCACAACGAGCACTACATCAAATCACCTAAGCAACTACCATTGTAATTTTTGTAGATTTTTTATACATCTCATTTCTGGATAATGTATGATTAGCGGCCATAAAGCTTTCGTTTTCACATTGTATAAAGGCAATATTAATCATAGAATGGACACTGCATCCGAGGCAACGTGCCCGAGTGGTTAAGGGGATGGCCTGCTAAGTCATTAGGTCTCGGCCTGCGTAGGTTCGAATCCTGCCGTTGTCGCCATTTTTCTAGTTAGTATATGTTATTCTCGCCTTCAGGTGACAATATAAAGATGTTATAACGCCTATACGACATTGTTCCATAGTATTCATACAGCTGCCCTGGTAGCGTTATGACGCCTTGTTGGCATAATGTCAAAAAATGTTACCCTAGATGTCAAATGCATCCTCTAAGTATATCCCTAGTGATAATATGCATCTATTTGGTCTGCTAACGTCGATACCGCTTCAACTCGCTTGCGGAGGATGTGACACAGGGAACAGCAAGTTAGTATACAAATGAGTCAGATTCATTACAACGTGTAAATATAGACAAGAATTCATATGGCTCATAGATTTACGGAATACCTATGATAGTACCATTGGCAATCCTGGCAGTTACAG contains:
- a CDS encoding putative integral membrane protein produces the protein MKLSKALCKNIPLPRFTASRLTRRANMAEQERATFYYSNLFCVAITALPIAYLLKANYWSCPEQENLHYVLKHNEHYIKSPKQLPL
- a CDS encoding putative T-complex protein 1 gamma subunit, producing the protein MKPQQTVLVFKPTLKKESDRKAQLATIQASRALSEVIRTTLGPRAMLKMMLDPMGGIVITNDGNAILREIDVANPAAKSLIELSRSQDEEVGDGTTSCVILSGQMLANAEPLLKREIHPSKIVEGYIEALDDALAVMESIATKIDLNDDDAVKDVIQSCLETKFSSKWGNLIASLALSAVQKVKVDRPDGRTAIDIKRYAKVEKLPGGMPEDSIVLDGILINKDVTHPSMSRRIENPRVLILDCTLEYKKGESQTIVDISDEAGWAKLLEQEETEIFNMCQNIIQTGCNVCVTEKGVSDLAQHFLSKAGISCIRRIRKTDANRLARVTGATIVNRTEELLPSDVGTGCGLFEVKKIGDEYFSYFINCKDPKACSIVLRGSSKDVLNEIERNLQDALNVCRNIMLEGKLLPGGGATEIEVSCRLAEKLDSKSGLKRWSYRAAAKAFEVIPKTLAQNCGANPVRVITELTSLHVSGNVNAGLDGETGEVCDTMKRKIFDTFAVKAQIFKSAIEAACMLLRIDMIVSGIGKRDEPSTSQKLAVNEEALDAQA